The Paludisphaera rhizosphaerae DNA window CCGATCCCCTTCGACGCCCCCGTCACCACTGCCACCTTGCCGTCGAGCTTCCCCATGACATCCCCCCCTCGGCTTGAATCTCCCATACCCCTCGGAACGGTGAGCATGATAGAATCGACTTTCATCCGGGCAAGTACCAACCTTTTGGTAAGTACCGGAGAGAGGGGGCGACGATGAAGCCGCGAATGTCTTACGGCTGCGGGCTGGAAGCCGCGCTGGCGGTGGTGGGGGGGAAGTGGAAGCCGGTGGTGCTGTGGCGGCTGGCGGAGGGCCCGCGGCGGTTCGGCGAGCTGCGCCGGCTGGTGACGGGGATCAGCGAGAAGATGCTGATCCAGCAACTCCGCGAGATGGAGGCCGACGGCATCGTCGACCGCCGAGACTTCCACGAAATCCCGCCGCGGGTGGAGTATTCCCTGACCGAGTTCGGCGTATCGCTGAGCGTCGCCTTG harbors:
- a CDS encoding winged helix-turn-helix transcriptional regulator, with the protein product MKPRMSYGCGLEAALAVVGGKWKPVVLWRLAEGPRRFGELRRLVTGISEKMLIQQLREMEADGIVDRRDFHEIPPRVEYSLTEFGVSLSVALKPLCDWGRDHMERIAAARTNSVESN